The DNA segment TGCATGGAAACCGCAAGCTACGAGGCGACCAACACCGCCGCGTTCAAACAGCGCGACAAGGAATTGCTGGCGAAGGTTCGCTACGAGAACGTGCAGCCGCCGGAGAATTTCCGCCGCGCGATCGTCGAATTTCGCCGCAAGGAAGCCCCCGGCTCGATCGTGGTGGATTCCGACAACCACTACCTCTACTACGTGATGAACGACGGCAAGGCGATCCGCTACGGCATCACTGTCGGCGAAGAAGCCATGGCGTGGTCAGGCGTTGCCAAGATCGGCAGCATGACCGAATGGCCAGCTTGGCATCCGACCAAGGGCGAGATCGAGCGTCTCGGCGTTCCCACTTTCGTGCCACCGGGCCCGGACAATCCGATGGGTTCGCGCGCGATGTATCTGTATTCGGGCGGCAAGGACACGCTGTTCCGGATTCACGGCACCAACCAGCCGGAATATATCGGCCAGTCGATCTCATCCGGCTGTATCCGCATGACCAACGAGGACGTGATTGACCTCTATAACCGCGCCAAGGTCGGCGCGATCGTCGTCGTGCTCGCGCCCCATCACGGCGAATCGCCGTTCGGTGGCTCGTCGCAGGTGGCGCAGGGTGGCAACACCAACTTCGGCTCGTGGCAATAAGCGATCCGATCCTGATTTGACCGAAACAAAGAGCGCCGGTTTACCGGCGCTTTTTCTTTGACGAGCTATCGGCAGCGGGCTTTTGCTCCGCCGCCGCATCGGGCTCAGCGTTGGATTTCGCGGCCTCCGGTTCATCGGCCGTCTCGCGGGGCGGCGCCTCCACCGGACGCGCGGCCGGCAGCATCGGTGCCACGGCCGGCAACGCATCCCAGACGTACCACTGGCAAATCCGGTAATCGTTGCGCCGTTCCATCAGATCGAGATGGATGTGGTCTTCGTGATAACCGTCGGAGCCTGGCCCCAGCACGGTCGAGAAACGCGCGCATACCGAATGCAGCACGCTTTCGCGCGTCTCGCGCGCGACGGTGCGGTCGGTCAGCGAGATCGTGCGGCCATCGGCAAACGTGAAGGAGCGGACATCGATCGCATTGGCGCGGCCATGCTCGGACAATTGCGCGCCGGGGATGCGGTTGCGGCCACGGCATTCGAAGGAATCGAAATTGTCGAGGGCTGAAATTGCGCTGCCGAGGTTTTTGGCAAGCGGCGCGACATCGGTGCGAACCCAGTCGGCGATGGCGGAGGCCATCTTGCAGCGCAGGATCGCCGCCGGCTTGACCGCGACCTGATGGCTATCCGGCAAAACCACAGCCTCGAGCCGCACCAGATCCTCCCCGCCGCAGCCGCCAGCCCCATGGATGTCGGGAATGCTGGGCGCAATCGCGATCGCCTCCGTCAGGGCAAGCCGGCAGGCCGAAGGCGGTGGTGGGGTCGCCGCGCTCGGCTCGGCGTCGTGGTCGTCAGGAGCCGTGGACGGCTCGATCTTGGCGGAGGGCGCTTGCGTTGGCCGCGGCCTCGGCAAGGGCACCTTGGCGGTGGCGACACCCCTGGCGTCGGCGAAACGCGTCTGGCCGCAACAGACGAGCAGCAGCGCGGCCGCGCTAACCATGGCCACCCTGCGGACG comes from the Bradyrhizobium erythrophlei genome and includes:
- a CDS encoding extensin family protein, with translation MVSAAALLLVCCGQTRFADARGVATAKVPLPRPRPTQAPSAKIEPSTAPDDHDAEPSAATPPPPSACRLALTEAIAIAPSIPDIHGAGGCGGEDLVRLEAVVLPDSHQVAVKPAAILRCKMASAIADWVRTDVAPLAKNLGSAISALDNFDSFECRGRNRIPGAQLSEHGRANAIDVRSFTFADGRTISLTDRTVARETRESVLHSVCARFSTVLGPGSDGYHEDHIHLDLMERRNDYRICQWYVWDALPAVAPMLPAARPVEAPPRETADEPEAAKSNAEPDAAAEQKPAADSSSKKKRR
- a CDS encoding L,D-transpeptidase, with the protein product MTSLKLAMAVTAAGLLLSGCMETASYEATNTAAFKQRDKELLAKVRYENVQPPENFRRAIVEFRRKEAPGSIVVDSDNHYLYYVMNDGKAIRYGITVGEEAMAWSGVAKIGSMTEWPAWHPTKGEIERLGVPTFVPPGPDNPMGSRAMYLYSGGKDTLFRIHGTNQPEYIGQSISSGCIRMTNEDVIDLYNRAKVGAIVVVLAPHHGESPFGGSSQVAQGGNTNFGSWQ